One segment of Pseudomonas pohangensis DNA contains the following:
- a CDS encoding multidrug efflux RND transporter permease subunit, translated as MAFTDPFIRRPVLATVISLLIVLLGFQAFKNLAVREFPEMENALITVTTAYPGANAETIQGYITQPLQNSLASAEGIDFMTSQSRQNVSVISVYARMGSDSDKLLTELLAKANEVKSSMPPAAQDPLLEKESDGHALMYLSFSSKEMSPQQTTDYIYRVVQPKLATLPGMAKAEVMGNMVFAMRIWLEPARLSAYGITANDVNTAIRQYNYLSTAGEIEGELVVTSLNAQTELNNAEDFANIPIKVSGDSRIRLGDIARVELGSESYDMVSSMNGVPSVYIGIKGTPSSNPLELIKHVRDQLPGIEAQLPESLHLDVAYDATKFIQASIDEVIGTLAEAVIIVIAVVFLFLGSFRSVLIPVITIPLSMIGVLFFMQLMGYSINLLTLLAMVLAIGLVVDDAIVVVENIHRHIDEGKTPFDAAIEGAREIAVPVISMTITLAAVYAPIGFLSGLTGALFKEFALTLAGSVIISGIVALTLSPMMCSQLLEPKSTGDGGLAHKLDQIFERLKQRYQRALHNSMETRPVVLVFALLILLLIPVLLTFTKKELAPSEDQSMIYLFSSSPQTNNLEYLNANTDEFIEIFKSIPEYSRTFLVNGSDGVHSSFGGFGLVPWNERSRSQMEVLPELQAKLNTIPGIKAFAINRPSLPGGGSGLPFQFVINAPASYESLLDVAERVKARVAASNKFAFVDTDLDFDKPELVIDIDREKAAQMGVSMQDIGQTLATLLGESEINRFTIEGRSYKVIAQAAPEARNSPNWIGNYSVRNAKGQMVSLATLVTVSERARPAQLSQFQQLNSVTIKGFPLVSMGEAIDSVMAIAKEESPKGFSFDYAGASRQFVQESGALATTFGLAMAVIYLLLAAQFESFRDPLVILVTVPLSICGALIPLFLGFATLNIYTQVGLVTLIGLISKHGILIVEFANHLRLEKGLSAREAVEEAAAIRLRPVLMTTAAMVFGMLPLLVASGAGAVSRFDIGLVIATGMSVGTLFTLFVLPSIYTLLSKRDIHSVATAS; from the coding sequence ATGGCCTTTACCGATCCGTTTATCCGCCGTCCGGTGCTGGCTACCGTCATCAGCCTGCTGATCGTGCTGCTCGGTTTCCAGGCCTTCAAGAATCTGGCCGTGCGCGAGTTTCCGGAAATGGAAAACGCGCTGATCACGGTCACCACCGCGTACCCCGGCGCCAATGCCGAAACTATCCAGGGTTACATCACCCAGCCATTGCAGAACAGTCTGGCCAGTGCCGAAGGCATTGACTTCATGACCTCGCAGAGCCGCCAGAACGTTTCCGTGATTTCGGTCTATGCGCGCATGGGCAGCGACAGCGACAAGCTGCTCACCGAACTGCTGGCCAAGGCCAACGAAGTCAAAAGCAGCATGCCGCCCGCGGCGCAGGACCCGCTGCTGGAAAAGGAAAGTGACGGTCACGCGCTGATGTACCTGAGCTTTTCCAGCAAGGAAATGAGCCCGCAGCAAACCACCGACTACATCTACCGCGTGGTTCAACCCAAGCTCGCCACCCTGCCCGGCATGGCCAAGGCCGAGGTCATGGGCAACATGGTCTTTGCCATGCGCATCTGGCTGGAGCCGGCACGACTGTCGGCCTACGGCATCACCGCCAATGATGTGAACACCGCCATTCGCCAGTACAACTACCTGTCCACCGCCGGTGAAATCGAAGGCGAACTGGTGGTTACCAGCCTGAACGCGCAGACCGAGCTGAATAACGCCGAGGATTTTGCCAACATACCGATCAAGGTCAGTGGCGACAGCCGGATCCGCCTGGGTGATATCGCCCGCGTCGAGCTGGGCTCGGAAAGCTACGACATGGTGTCGTCGATGAACGGGGTGCCCTCGGTATACATCGGCATCAAGGGCACCCCCAGCTCCAACCCGCTGGAACTGATCAAGCATGTTCGTGACCAGCTGCCGGGAATTGAGGCCCAGTTACCGGAGAGCCTGCACCTCGATGTGGCCTACGATGCCACCAAGTTCATCCAGGCCTCGATCGACGAAGTCATCGGCACCCTCGCCGAAGCCGTGATCATCGTGATTGCCGTGGTGTTCCTGTTCCTCGGCTCGTTCCGCTCGGTGCTGATTCCGGTGATCACCATTCCGCTGTCGATGATCGGCGTACTGTTCTTCATGCAGCTGATGGGTTACTCGATCAACCTGCTGACCCTGCTGGCCATGGTGCTGGCGATCGGTCTGGTGGTGGATGATGCGATCGTGGTGGTGGAGAACATCCATCGGCACATCGATGAGGGCAAGACGCCCTTTGATGCCGCCATAGAAGGTGCCCGCGAGATTGCCGTACCGGTGATCTCGATGACCATCACCCTGGCCGCCGTATACGCTCCGATCGGTTTTCTCAGTGGCCTGACCGGCGCCCTGTTCAAGGAGTTCGCGCTGACCCTGGCCGGCTCGGTGATCATCTCCGGCATTGTCGCGCTGACCCTGTCACCAATGATGTGCAGCCAGCTGCTGGAGCCGAAAAGCACCGGTGACGGCGGCCTCGCGCACAAGCTGGACCAGATTTTCGAACGGCTCAAGCAGCGCTACCAGCGCGCCCTGCACAACAGCATGGAGACGCGCCCGGTGGTACTGGTGTTTGCCTTGCTGATCCTGCTGCTGATCCCGGTGCTGCTGACCTTCACCAAGAAGGAGCTGGCGCCGAGCGAAGACCAGAGCATGATCTATCTGTTTTCCAGCTCGCCACAGACCAACAACCTCGAATACCTGAATGCCAACACCGATGAGTTCATCGAGATATTCAAGAGCATTCCCGAGTACAGCCGCACCTTTCTGGTCAACGGATCGGATGGCGTGCATAGCAGCTTTGGCGGCTTTGGCCTGGTGCCCTGGAATGAACGCAGCCGCAGCCAGATGGAGGTGCTGCCGGAGCTGCAGGCCAAACTCAACACCATCCCCGGCATCAAGGCGTTTGCCATCAACCGGCCGTCACTGCCCGGCGGCGGCAGCGGCCTGCCCTTCCAGTTCGTGATCAATGCACCGGCGTCGTACGAGTCCCTGCTTGACGTGGCCGAACGCGTCAAGGCCAGGGTTGCTGCGAGCAACAAGTTTGCCTTTGTCGATACCGATCTGGACTTCGACAAACCGGAACTGGTGATCGATATCGACCGCGAGAAGGCCGCGCAGATGGGCGTCTCCATGCAGGACATCGGCCAGACCCTGGCCACCCTGCTCGGCGAAAGCGAGATCAACCGCTTCACCATCGAAGGCCGCAGCTACAAGGTAATCGCCCAGGCCGCGCCCGAGGCGCGCAATTCGCCGAACTGGATCGGCAACTACTCGGTACGCAACGCCAAGGGCCAGATGGTTTCGCTGGCAACCCTGGTGACGGTCAGCGAGCGGGCGCGTCCGGCCCAGCTCAGCCAGTTCCAGCAGCTCAACTCGGTGACCATCAAGGGCTTCCCGCTGGTCAGCATGGGCGAGGCGATTGACAGCGTCATGGCAATCGCCAAAGAGGAGTCCCCCAAAGGCTTCAGCTTTGACTATGCCGGCGCCTCGCGGCAGTTTGTCCAGGAAAGCGGCGCACTGGCCACTACCTTCGGCCTGGCCATGGCGGTCATTTACCTGCTGCTGGCCGCGCAATTCGAGAGCTTCCGCGATCCGCTGGTAATTCTGGTCACGGTGCCGCTGTCGATCTGTGGTGCTTTGATACCGCTGTTCCTCGGCTTCGCCACGCTGAACATCTACACCCAGGTCGGGCTGGTCACACTGATCGGCCTGATCAGCAAACACGGCATCCTGATCGTCGAATTCGCCAACCACCTGCGCCTGGAGAAAGGCCTGAGTGCGCGCGAGGCCGTCGAGGAAGCGGCGGCGATTCGTCTGCGTCCGGTACTGATGACCACCGCTGCGATGGTCTTCGGCATGCTGCCGCTGCTGGTCGCCAGCGGCGCCGGCGCCGTCAGCCGCTTCGACATCGGTCTGGTGATTGCCACCGGCATGTCGGTGGGCACGCTGTTCACCCTGTTCGTGCTGCCGAGCATTTACACCTTGCTGAGCAAGCGCGACATCCACAGCGTCGCCACTGCCAGCTGA